One Paroedura picta isolate Pp20150507F chromosome 16, Ppicta_v3.0, whole genome shotgun sequence genomic region harbors:
- the LOC143825196 gene encoding olfactory receptor 10AG1-like — protein MITKDSFALHLHRSKTQLSAFVPSQMDLGQANDKKNHSTVQEFILVGYQEYPALLFTVFLATYTAILLGNGLIVVVTTLDQALHTPMYYFLRSLSGLEICYTSVTLPKMMASLVSGDHSISLPACASQLFFMLFLGGTECFLLAAMAYDRYLAICLPLHYMTIMSHRVRIGMVAGSFAISLPMQLVQIGIIVSLPFCGSNEIDHFFCDIPPLLSLACADIHSNELALYFESTTFVIIPFLLILASYVQITKTILHMPSAKGRQKTFSTCSSHLTVVILFYGSAAIVYLRPKTPESVKVNKLLSLLYAIIIPFCNPLIYTLRNQEVKTAFRRLLGRKRTLEVCTRVMG, from the coding sequence aTGATCACAAAAGATAGTTTTGCCCTTCATCTCCACAGATCCAAGACTCAGCTCTCTGCTTTTGTCCCTTCACAGATGGATCTTGGGCAAGCCAACGACAAGAAGAACCATAGTACAGTACAAGAGTTCATTTTGGTGGGATACCAAGAataccctgccctcctcttcaCGGTCTTCCTAGCCACATACACAGCCATCCTACTGGGGAATGGTCTGATTGTGGTGGTGACAACATTGGACCAGGCATTGCACACTCCCATGTATTACTTCCTACGTAGCCTGTCAGGACTAGAGATATGTTATACTTCTGTTACCCTTCCTAAGATGATGGCCAGTCTGGTGTCAGGGGATCATTCCAtttccctgcctgcctgtgcTTCACAGTTGTTCTTCATGCTCTTCCTGGGTGGAACTGAGTGCTTCCTGCTGGCAGCCATGGCCTATGACCGCTATCTTGCCATTTGTCTGCCTCTCCACTATATGACAATCATGAGCCATAGAGTGCGTATTGGGATGGTGGCAGGCTCGTTCGCCATCAGCCTCCCCATGCAGTTGGTACAAATCGGAATTATCGTCTCCTTGCCCTTCTGTGGATCCAACGAGATTGACCATTTCTTCTGTGACATCCCACCACTACTCAGCCTGGCCTGTGCTGACATTCATTCCAATGAGCTGGCTCTGTACTTTGAGAGTACCACCTTTGTTATAATCCCATTTCTCCTCATTTTGGCCTCTTATGTACAAATCACTAAGACGATACTGCACATGCCATCAGCCAAGGGACGCCAGAAGACCTTTTCCACCTGCTCATCCCACCTGACTGTGGTCATTCTCTTTTACGGCTCCGCGGCCATCGTCTACCTGCGTCCCAAGACCCCAGAATCTGTGAAGGTTAACAAGTTGCTCTCCCTGCTATATGCAATAATCATTCCTTTTTGCAACCCTCTTATTTACACTCTGAGAAACCAGGAGGTAAAGACTGCCTTTAGAAGACTATTGGGAAGGAAAAGAACTTTGGAAGTCTGCACAAGGGTAATGGGCTGA
- the LOC143825195 gene encoding vomeronasal type-2 receptor 26-like: protein MTQNYQHVLALVFAIKEINENLQILPNITLGFNLYDSYLNSRWAYRAAMQLVSTRNRFVLNYKCDIQDRVIAIIKGFDSEISYPISDVLGLYKIPQLFYDSAPVMADNTQVPFFYQMFPSETHQFMAILHLLLHFKWTWIGFFTAADVHTEWFVQTMYPVFSQYGICFAFIESCSSFIIANNWEKVQKWWLELYDAPVDKTANVHIFYGDNTSMIVFRWVLSWLKNKPIAQKPKGKVWILTAQMELKSFANKRSWGMQALHGAISVAIHSNELCGFQQFLKSRNPSDVKEDNFIRDFWSYAFDCAVPDSILGNMSMKNCTGEERLENLSEHNFEMMTGHSYSLYNAVYAVAHALHAMYSFNSKSRAVIDGQRIKLQNQQLWELHHFLRRVSFNNSAGDNLSFDKNRNLVAGFDVINWLTFPNQSFHRVKVGRVDPKTPADPVLTIHEDAISWHSWFNQARPLSVCNDDCRPGFRKKKKEGKPFCCYDCTPCPEGMVSGQNDMYDCFKCPDECYPDQDHASCIPKTITFLSYEEPLGIGIATGTFALALITVLVLGTFLKHNDTPLVKANNRNLSYTLLISLLLCFLCTLLYIGRPNNLTCILRHTAVGILYSIAVSCILAKTVTVVLAFMTIRPGSRMKKWVGKRTASYIAVFCSFIHLGICAVWMTTSPPFLDADMHSVREEIILVCNEGSMAMLFSGPAYTGFLAITNFTMAFLARKLPGSFNEAKFITFSMLVFCVVWLSFAPTYLSTKGKYTVVLEIFSILVSSGGLLGCMFFPKCYIIVLKSKMNSKEWLKRGKKSLNK from the exons ATGACTCAGAACTACCAGCACGTCCTGGCCTTGGTTTTTGCTATAAAGGAAATCAATGAAAACTTGCAAATCCTACCGAATATCACACTGGGATTCAATCTCTACGACAGCTATTTGAATTCAAGGTGGGCTTATCGTGCTGCGATGCAACTGGTTTCCACAAGGAACAGATTTGTCCTCAACTACAAGTGTGACATCCAAGACAGAGTCATCGCTATCATTAAGGGATTTGACTCGGAAATCTCCTACCCTATATCAGATGTTTTGGGCCTCTACAAGATTCCACAG CTCTTCTATGACTCAGCTCCAGTGATGGCTGATAACACCCAAGTGCCTTTCTTCTACCAGATGTTCCCATCTGAAACTCATCAGTTCATGGCGATTCTCCACTTACTTCTCCATTTTAAGTGGACATGGATTGGATTCTTTACAGCGGCTGATGTGCATACAGAATGGTTTGTGCAGACGATGTATCCAGTATTTTCCCAATATGGCATCTGTTTTGCTTTCATAGAATCCTGTTCCAGTTTCATTATTGCTAACAACTGGGAAAAAGTTCAGAAATGGTGGCTGGAGCTGTACGATGCACCCGTGGACAAAACGGCCAATGTCCACATCTTCTACGGAGACAATACTTCCATGATAGTTTTCAGATGGGTGCTAAGTTGGTTAAAAAATAAACCCATAGCTCAAAAGCCAAAAGGCAAAGTGTGGATTCTGACAGCCCAGATGGAATTAAAATCCTTTGCCAATAAAAGGAGTTGGGGTATGCAAGCCTTGCATGGTGCTATATCCGTGGCGATTCATTCCAATGAACTTTGTGGATTCCAACAGTTTTTAAAGAGTAGGAACCCTTCAGATGTCAAGGAAGATAATTTCATCAGGGACTTCTGGTCATATGCCTTTGACTGTGCTGTTCCAGATTCTATTCTGGGCAACATGAGTATGAAGAACTGCACTGGAGAGGAGAGATTGGAGAACCTTTCTGAACATAACTTTGAAATGATGACTGGCCATAGCTACAGCCTCTACAATGCTGTTTATGCTGTGGCCCATGCTTTACATGCCATGTATTCATTCAATTCCAAAAGCAGAGCAGTAATAGATGGACAGAGGATAAAGCTTCAAAATCAGCAGTTGTGGGAG CTCCACCATTTTCTGAGACGAGTCTCATTTAACAACAGCGCTGGGGACAACCTTTCTTTTGACAAAAACAGGAACTTAGTCGCGGGGTTTGATGTCATCAATTGGCTCACCTTCCCAAACCAGTCTTTTCATAGAGTAAAAGTTGGCCGTGTGGATCCCAAGACTCCTGCAGACCCAGTGCTCACCATTCATGAGGATGCCATTTCATGGCACAGCTGGTTTAACCAG GCACGGCCTCTTTCTGTATGCAATGATGACTGTCGCCCAGGTTTtcggaagaaaaagaaagaagggaagccaTTCTGCTGCTATGATTGCACTCCATGTCCTGAAGGGATGGTATCTGGCCAGAATG ACATGTATGACTGTTTTAAATGCCCGGATGAATGTTATCCAGATCAGGACCACGCTTCATGCATCCCCAAAACAATAACCTTCTTGTCCTACGAAGAACCTTTGGGCATTGGTATAGCCACTGGAACATTTGCACTTGCTTTGATCACAGTCCTGGTACTAGGAACATTTCTGAAACACAACGACACTCCCCTTGTGAAAGCCAATAACAGAAACCTCAGCTACACCCTTCTCAtctccctcctgctgtgcttccTTTGTACATTGTTATACATTGGCCGACCTAACAATTTGACATGTATCCTTCGTCATACTGCCGTTGGCATCCTGTACTCAATAGCTGTTTCTTGTATCTTGGCCAAAACGGTCACTGTAGTCCTTGCGTTCATGACTATCAGGCCAGGATCCAGGATGaagaaatgggtggggaaaagaacAGCTAGTTACATAGCTGTCTTTTGCTCCTTTATCCATTTAGGCATTTGTGCAGTGTGGATGACAACCTCTCCCCCATTCCTTGATGCTGATATGCATTCAGTGAGGGAAGAAATTATACTGGTATGTAATGAGGGGTCCATGGCTATGTTGTTCTCTGGCCCAGCCTATACTGGCTTCTTGGCCATTACAAACTTCACTATGGCTTTTCTAGCCAGGAAGCTACCtggcagtttcaatgaagccaagttcatcactttcagcatgttggtcttttgcgtTGTTTGGCTGTCTTTTGCCCCAACCTACTTGAGCACTAAAGGGAAATACACAGTGGTTCTGGAGATCTTTTCCATCTTAGTTTCTAGTGGTGGGCTGTTGGGGTGCATGTTTTTCCCCAAGTGTTACATCATTGTGCTAAAGTCAAAAATGAACAGCAAGGAATGgctcaaaagggggaaaaaatcattgaATAAATGA
- the LOC143825198 gene encoding olfactory receptor 10AG1-like, producing the protein MDLGQANDKQNHSTVKEFVLLGYQEYPALLFTFFLATYTAILLGNGLIVVVTTLDPALHTPMYFFLRSLSGLEMCYTSVTLPKMMASLISGDHSISLPACASQMFFLLFLGATECFLLAAMAYDRYLAICQPLHYMRIMSHRVRIGMVAGSFAVSLPMQLFQVGIIFSLPFCGSNEINHFFCDIPPLLSLACADIHSNELAVYVENIAFVIIPFLLILSSYVQITKTILRMPSATGRQKTFSTCSSHLTVVILFYGSAMIVYLRPKTPESVKVNKLLSLLYTIIIPLCNPLIYTLRNQEVKTAFRRILGRKRP; encoded by the coding sequence ATGGATCTTGGGCAAGCCAACGACAAACAGAACCACAGTACAGTAAAAGAATTTGTCTTGTTGGGATACCAAGAataccctgccctcctcttcactttcttcctGGCCACATACACAGCCATCCTACTGGGGAATGGTCTGATTGTGGTGGTGACAACGTTGGATCCTGCCTTACAcactcccatgtacttcttcctacGTAGCCTGTCAGGACTAGAGATGTGTTATACTTCTGTTACCCTTCCTAAGATGATGGCCAGTCTGATATCTGGGGATCATTCCATTTCCCTACCAGCCTGTGCTTCACAGATGTTTTTCCTGctcttcctgggtgcaacggagTGCTTCCTGTTGGCTGCCATGGCCTATGACCGCTATCTTGCCATTTGCCAGCCTCTCCATTATATGAGAATCATGAGTCATAGAGTGCGTATTGGGATGGTGGCAGGCTCATTTGCTGTCAGCCTCCCCATGCAGTTGTTCCAAGTTGGAATCATCTTCTCCTTGCCCTTCTGTGGATCCAATGAGATcaaccatttcttctgtgacATCCCACCACTACTCAGCCTGGCCTGTGCTGACATTCACTCCAATGAGTTGGCTGTGTACGTTGAGAACATTGCCTTTGTTATAATTCCTTTTCTCCTCATTTTGTCCTCTTATGTGCAAATCACCAAGACTATACTGCGCATGCCATCCGCCACAGGACGCCAGAAGACCTTTTCTACATGCTCATCCCATCTGACTGTGGTCATCCTCTTTTACGGCTCTGCAATGATTGTGTACCTGCGACCTAAGACCCCAGAATCTGTGAAGGTTAACAAGCTGCTCTCCCTGCTATATACAATCATCATTCCTCTTTGCAACCCTCTTATTTACACTCTGAGAAACCAGGAAGTAAAAACTGCCTTTAGAAGGATATTAGGAAGGAAAAGACCTTGA
- the LOC143825197 gene encoding olfactory receptor 10A7-like: MNLVQANDKQNHTAVQEFILVGYQEYPALLFTVFLAIYTAIILGNGLIVVVTTLDQALHTPMYFFLRSLSGLEMCYTSVTLPKMMVNLVSGDRSISLPACASQLFFMLFLGGTECFLLAAMAYDRYLAICLPLHYMTIMSHRVCVGMVTGSFTISFPMILLQIGMIFSLPFCGSNEIDHFFCDTPQLLSLACTDIHSSELALYFQSTIFVIIPFLLILASYVQIAKTTLRMPSATGRQKTFSTCSSHLTVVILFYGSAAIVYLRPKNPESVKVNKLLSLLYTIIIPFCNPLIYTLRNREVKNAFRRLLGRTRALKRGMGMID, translated from the coding sequence ATGAATCTTGTGCAAGCCAATGACAAGCAGAACCATACTGCTGTGCAAGAGTTCATCTTGGTGGGATACCAAGAataccctgcccttctcttcACTGTTTTCCTGGCAATATACACAGCCATCATACTGGGAAATGGTCTGATTGTGGTGGTGACAACGTTGGACCAGGCATTACAcactcccatgtacttcttcctacGTAGCCTGTCAGGACTAGAGATGTGTTACACTTCTGTGACTCTTCCCAAGATGATGGTCAACCTAGTCTCAGGAGACCGTTCCAtttccctgcctgcctgtgcTTCACAGTTGTTCTTCATGCTCTTCCTGGGTGGAACTGAGTGCTTCCTGCTGGCAGCCATGGCCTACGACCGCTATCTTGCCATTTGTCTGCCTCTCCACTATATGACAATCATGAGCCATAGAGTGTGTGTGGGGATGGTGACAGGCTCATTCACCATCAGCTTCCCTATGATCTTGTTACAAATTGGAATGATCTTCTCCTTGCCCTTCTGTGGATCCAATGAGATCGACCATTTCTTCTGTGACACGCCACAACTGCTCAGCTTGGCATGTACTGACATTCATTCCAGTGAATTGGCTCTATACTTTCAGAGTACCATCTTTGTCATAATCCCATTTCTCCTCATTTTGGCCTCTTATGTACAAATCGCCAAGACCACACTGCGCATGCCATCAGCCACAGGACGCCAGAAGACCTTTTCCACCTGCTCATCCCACCTGACTGTGGTCATCCTCTTTTATGGCTCTGCAGCCATAGTCTATCTGCGTCCCAAGAACCCAGAATCTGTGAAGGTTAACAAACTTCTCTCCCTGCTATACACGATCATCATTCCCTTCTGCAACCCTCTTATTTACACCCTGAGAAACCGGGAGGTAAAGAACGCCTTTAGAAGACTATTAGGAAGGACAAGAGCTCTGAAAAGGGGAATGGGGATGATTGATTGA